In Homo sapiens chromosome 11, GRCh38.p14 Primary Assembly, one DNA window encodes the following:
- the GATD1 gene encoding glutamine amidotransferase-like class 1 domain-containing protein 1 isoform 7 (isoform 7 is encoded by transcript variant 7): protein MASERLPNRPACLLVASGAAEGVSAQSFLHCFTMASTAFNLQVATPGGKAMEFVDVTESNARWVQDFRLKAYASPAKLESIDEPICAVGHGVAALCCATNEDRSWVFDSYSLTGPSVCELVRAPGFARLPLVVEDFVKDSGACFSASEPDAVHVVLDRHLVTGQNASSTVPAVQNLLFLCGSRK from the exons ATGGCGTCCGAGCGGCTCCCTAACAGGCCCGCCTGTCTGCTCGTGGCCAGCGGCGCCGCCGAAG GTGTGTCGGCCCAGTCCTTCCTCCACTGTTTCACGATGGCCAGCACCGCCTTCAACCTGCAGGTGGCCACCCCTGGG GGGAAAGCCATGGAATTTGTGGATGTGACTGAGAGCAATGCACGCTGGGTGCAAGACTTCCGCCTCAAGGCTTACGCCAGCCCCGCCAAGCTCGAGTCCATCGATG AACCCATCTGCGCCGTCGGCCACGGTGTCGCCGCCCTGTGCTGTGCCACCAACGAGGACAGATCCTGGGTGTTCGACAGCTACAGCCTGACAGGG CCCTCTGTGTGTGAGCTCGTCAGGGCCCCCGGCTTCGCCCGCCTGCCGCTCGTGGTGGAGGACTTCGTGAAGGATTCGGGCGCCTGCTTCAGTG CAAGCGAGCCTGACGCTGTCCACGTCGTGCTGGACCGCCACCTGGTCACAGGCCAGAATGCCAGCTCCACTGTCCCGGCCGTGCAGAACCTGCTCTTCCTCTGTGGCAGCCG GAAATGA
- the GATD1 gene encoding glutamine amidotransferase-like class 1 domain-containing protein 1 isoform 2 (isoform 2 is encoded by transcript variant 2): MEFVDVTESNARWVQDFRLKAYASPAKLESIDGARYHALLIPSCPGALTDLASSGSLARILQHFHSESKPICAVGHGVAALCCATNEDRSWVFDSYSLTGPSVCELVRAPGFARLPLVVEDFVKDSGACFSASEPDAVHVVLDRHLVTGQNASSTVPAVQNLLFLCGSRK; this comes from the exons ATGGAATTTGTGGATGTGACTGAGAGCAATGCACGCTGGGTGCAAGACTTCCGCCTCAAGGCTTACGCCAGCCCCGCCAAGCTCGAGTCCATCGATG GTGCCCGGTACCATGCCCTCCTGATCCCCAGCTGTCCTGGGGCCCTGACCGACCTGGCCAGCAGTGGCTCCCTGGCCCGTATCCTGCAGCACTTCCACTCTGAGAGCA AACCCATCTGCGCCGTCGGCCACGGTGTCGCCGCCCTGTGCTGTGCCACCAACGAGGACAGATCCTGGGTGTTCGACAGCTACAGCCTGACAGGG CCCTCTGTGTGTGAGCTCGTCAGGGCCCCCGGCTTCGCCCGCCTGCCGCTCGTGGTGGAGGACTTCGTGAAGGATTCGGGCGCCTGCTTCAGTG CAAGCGAGCCTGACGCTGTCCACGTCGTGCTGGACCGCCACCTGGTCACAGGCCAGAATGCCAGCTCCACTGTCCCGGCCGTGCAGAACCTGCTCTTCCTCTGTGGCAGCCG GAAATGA
- the GATD1 gene encoding glutamine amidotransferase-like class 1 domain-containing protein 1 isoform 1 precursor (isoform 1 precursor is encoded by transcript variant 1) has product MASERLPNRPACLLVASGAAEGVSAQSFLHCFTMASTAFNLQVATPGGKAMEFVDVTESNARWVQDFRLKAYASPAKLESIDGARYHALLIPSCPGALTDLASSGSLARILQHFHSESKPICAVGHGVAALCCATNEDRSWVFDSYSLTGPSVCELVRAPGFARLPLVVEDFVKDSGACFSASEPDAVHVVLDRHLVTGQNASSTVPAVQNLLFLCGSRK; this is encoded by the exons ATGGCGTCCGAGCGGCTCCCTAACAGGCCCGCCTGTCTGCTCGTGGCCAGCGGCGCCGCCGAAG GTGTGTCGGCCCAGTCCTTCCTCCACTGTTTCACGATGGCCAGCACCGCCTTCAACCTGCAGGTGGCCACCCCTGGG GGGAAAGCCATGGAATTTGTGGATGTGACTGAGAGCAATGCACGCTGGGTGCAAGACTTCCGCCTCAAGGCTTACGCCAGCCCCGCCAAGCTCGAGTCCATCGATG GTGCCCGGTACCATGCCCTCCTGATCCCCAGCTGTCCTGGGGCCCTGACCGACCTGGCCAGCAGTGGCTCCCTGGCCCGTATCCTGCAGCACTTCCACTCTGAGAGCA AACCCATCTGCGCCGTCGGCCACGGTGTCGCCGCCCTGTGCTGTGCCACCAACGAGGACAGATCCTGGGTGTTCGACAGCTACAGCCTGACAGGG CCCTCTGTGTGTGAGCTCGTCAGGGCCCCCGGCTTCGCCCGCCTGCCGCTCGTGGTGGAGGACTTCGTGAAGGATTCGGGCGCCTGCTTCAGTG CAAGCGAGCCTGACGCTGTCCACGTCGTGCTGGACCGCCACCTGGTCACAGGCCAGAATGCCAGCTCCACTGTCCCGGCCGTGCAGAACCTGCTCTTCCTCTGTGGCAGCCG GAAATGA
- the GATD1 gene encoding glutamine amidotransferase-like class 1 domain-containing protein 1 isoform 5 (isoform 5 is encoded by transcript variant 5), producing the protein MEFVDVTESNARWVQDFRLKAYASPAKLESIDEPICAVGHGVAALCCATNEDRSWVFDSYSLTGPSVCELVRAPGFARLPLVVEDFVKDSGACFSASEPDAVHVVLDRHLVTGQNASSTVPAVQNLLFLCGSR; encoded by the exons ATGGAATTTGTGGATGTGACTGAGAGCAATGCACGCTGGGTGCAAGACTTCCGCCTCAAGGCTTACGCCAGCCCCGCCAAGCTCGAGTCCATCGATG AACCCATCTGCGCCGTCGGCCACGGTGTCGCCGCCCTGTGCTGTGCCACCAACGAGGACAGATCCTGGGTGTTCGACAGCTACAGCCTGACAGGG CCCTCTGTGTGTGAGCTCGTCAGGGCCCCCGGCTTCGCCCGCCTGCCGCTCGTGGTGGAGGACTTCGTGAAGGATTCGGGCGCCTGCTTCAGTG CAAGCGAGCCTGACGCTGTCCACGTCGTGCTGGACCGCCACCTGGTCACAGGCCAGAATGCCAGCTCCACTGTCCCGGCCGTGCAGAACCTGCTCTTCCTCTGTGGCAGCCGGTGA
- the GATD1 gene encoding glutamine amidotransferase-like class 1 domain-containing protein 1 isoform 6 (isoform 6 is encoded by transcript variant 6) gives MEFVDVTESNARWVQDFRLKAYASPAKLESIDGARYHALLIPSCPGALTDLASSGSLARILQHFHSESKPICAVGHGVAALCCATNEDRSWVFDSYSLTGPSVCELVRAPGFARLPLVVEDFVKDSGACFSASEPDAVHVVLDRHLVTGQNASSTVPAVQNLLFLCGSR, from the exons ATGGAATTTGTGGATGTGACTGAGAGCAATGCACGCTGGGTGCAAGACTTCCGCCTCAAGGCTTACGCCAGCCCCGCCAAGCTCGAGTCCATCGATG GTGCCCGGTACCATGCCCTCCTGATCCCCAGCTGTCCTGGGGCCCTGACCGACCTGGCCAGCAGTGGCTCCCTGGCCCGTATCCTGCAGCACTTCCACTCTGAGAGCA AACCCATCTGCGCCGTCGGCCACGGTGTCGCCGCCCTGTGCTGTGCCACCAACGAGGACAGATCCTGGGTGTTCGACAGCTACAGCCTGACAGGG CCCTCTGTGTGTGAGCTCGTCAGGGCCCCCGGCTTCGCCCGCCTGCCGCTCGTGGTGGAGGACTTCGTGAAGGATTCGGGCGCCTGCTTCAGTG CAAGCGAGCCTGACGCTGTCCACGTCGTGCTGGACCGCCACCTGGTCACAGGCCAGAATGCCAGCTCCACTGTCCCGGCCGTGCAGAACCTGCTCTTCCTCTGTGGCAGCCGGTGA
- the GATD1 gene encoding glutamine amidotransferase-like class 1 domain-containing protein 1 isoform 3 (isoform 3 is encoded by transcript variant 3) — MASERLPNRPACLLVASGAAEGVSAQSFLHCFTMASTAFNLQVATPGGKAMEFVDVTESNARWVQDFRLKAYASPAKLESIDEPICAVGHGVAALCCATNEDRSWVFDSYSLTGPSVCELVRAPGFARLPLVVEDFVKDSGACFSASEPDAVHVVLDRHLVTGQNASSTVPAVQNLLFLCGSR, encoded by the exons ATGGCGTCCGAGCGGCTCCCTAACAGGCCCGCCTGTCTGCTCGTGGCCAGCGGCGCCGCCGAAG GTGTGTCGGCCCAGTCCTTCCTCCACTGTTTCACGATGGCCAGCACCGCCTTCAACCTGCAGGTGGCCACCCCTGGG GGGAAAGCCATGGAATTTGTGGATGTGACTGAGAGCAATGCACGCTGGGTGCAAGACTTCCGCCTCAAGGCTTACGCCAGCCCCGCCAAGCTCGAGTCCATCGATG AACCCATCTGCGCCGTCGGCCACGGTGTCGCCGCCCTGTGCTGTGCCACCAACGAGGACAGATCCTGGGTGTTCGACAGCTACAGCCTGACAGGG CCCTCTGTGTGTGAGCTCGTCAGGGCCCCCGGCTTCGCCCGCCTGCCGCTCGTGGTGGAGGACTTCGTGAAGGATTCGGGCGCCTGCTTCAGTG CAAGCGAGCCTGACGCTGTCCACGTCGTGCTGGACCGCCACCTGGTCACAGGCCAGAATGCCAGCTCCACTGTCCCGGCCGTGCAGAACCTGCTCTTCCTCTGTGGCAGCCGGTGA
- the GATD1 gene encoding glutamine amidotransferase-like class 1 domain-containing protein 1 isoform 4 precursor (isoform 4 precursor is encoded by transcript variant 4) encodes MASERLPNRPACLLVASGAAEGVSAQSFLHCFTMASTAFNLQVATPGGKAMEFVDVTESNARWVQDFRLKAYASPAKLESIDGARYHALLIPSCPGALTDLASSGSLARILQHFHSESKPICAVGHGVAALCCATNEDRSWVFDSYSLTGPSVCELVRAPGFARLPLVVEDFVKDSGACFSASEPDAVHVVLDRHLVTGQNASSTVPAVQNLLFLCGSR; translated from the exons ATGGCGTCCGAGCGGCTCCCTAACAGGCCCGCCTGTCTGCTCGTGGCCAGCGGCGCCGCCGAAG GTGTGTCGGCCCAGTCCTTCCTCCACTGTTTCACGATGGCCAGCACCGCCTTCAACCTGCAGGTGGCCACCCCTGGG GGGAAAGCCATGGAATTTGTGGATGTGACTGAGAGCAATGCACGCTGGGTGCAAGACTTCCGCCTCAAGGCTTACGCCAGCCCCGCCAAGCTCGAGTCCATCGATG GTGCCCGGTACCATGCCCTCCTGATCCCCAGCTGTCCTGGGGCCCTGACCGACCTGGCCAGCAGTGGCTCCCTGGCCCGTATCCTGCAGCACTTCCACTCTGAGAGCA AACCCATCTGCGCCGTCGGCCACGGTGTCGCCGCCCTGTGCTGTGCCACCAACGAGGACAGATCCTGGGTGTTCGACAGCTACAGCCTGACAGGG CCCTCTGTGTGTGAGCTCGTCAGGGCCCCCGGCTTCGCCCGCCTGCCGCTCGTGGTGGAGGACTTCGTGAAGGATTCGGGCGCCTGCTTCAGTG CAAGCGAGCCTGACGCTGTCCACGTCGTGCTGGACCGCCACCTGGTCACAGGCCAGAATGCCAGCTCCACTGTCCCGGCCGTGCAGAACCTGCTCTTCCTCTGTGGCAGCCGGTGA
- the GATD1 gene encoding glutamine amidotransferase-like class 1 domain-containing protein 1 isoform X3, with translation MEFVDVTESNARWVQDFRLKAYASPAKLESIDGARYHALLIPSCPGALTDLASSGSLARILQHFHSESKPICAVGHGVAALCCATNEDRSWVFDSYSLTGPSVCELVRAPGFARLPLVVEDFVKDSGACFSDPDRLTYC, from the exons ATGGAATTTGTGGATGTGACTGAGAGCAATGCACGCTGGGTGCAAGACTTCCGCCTCAAGGCTTACGCCAGCCCCGCCAAGCTCGAGTCCATCGATG GTGCCCGGTACCATGCCCTCCTGATCCCCAGCTGTCCTGGGGCCCTGACCGACCTGGCCAGCAGTGGCTCCCTGGCCCGTATCCTGCAGCACTTCCACTCTGAGAGCA AACCCATCTGCGCCGTCGGCCACGGTGTCGCCGCCCTGTGCTGTGCCACCAACGAGGACAGATCCTGGGTGTTCGACAGCTACAGCCTGACAGGG CCCTCTGTGTGTGAGCTCGTCAGGGCCCCCGGCTTCGCCCGCCTGCCGCTCGTGGTGGAGGACTTCGTGAAGGATTCGGGCGCCTGCTTCAGTG ACCCAGACAGGCTGACCTACTGCTGA
- the GATD1 gene encoding glutamine amidotransferase-like class 1 domain-containing protein 1 isoform X2 — MASERLPNRPACLLVASGAAEGVSAQSFLHCFTMASTAFNLQVATPGGKAMEFVDVTESNARWVQDFRLKAYASPAKLESIDEPICAVGHGVAALCCATNEDRSWVFDSYSLTGPSVCELVRAPGFARLPLVVEDFVKDSGACFSDPDRLTYC; from the exons ATGGCGTCCGAGCGGCTCCCTAACAGGCCCGCCTGTCTGCTCGTGGCCAGCGGCGCCGCCGAAG GTGTGTCGGCCCAGTCCTTCCTCCACTGTTTCACGATGGCCAGCACCGCCTTCAACCTGCAGGTGGCCACCCCTGGG GGGAAAGCCATGGAATTTGTGGATGTGACTGAGAGCAATGCACGCTGGGTGCAAGACTTCCGCCTCAAGGCTTACGCCAGCCCCGCCAAGCTCGAGTCCATCGATG AACCCATCTGCGCCGTCGGCCACGGTGTCGCCGCCCTGTGCTGTGCCACCAACGAGGACAGATCCTGGGTGTTCGACAGCTACAGCCTGACAGGG CCCTCTGTGTGTGAGCTCGTCAGGGCCCCCGGCTTCGCCCGCCTGCCGCTCGTGGTGGAGGACTTCGTGAAGGATTCGGGCGCCTGCTTCAGTG ACCCAGACAGGCTGACCTACTGCTGA
- the GATD1 gene encoding glutamine amidotransferase-like class 1 domain-containing protein 1 isoform X1: MASERLPNRPACLLVASGAAEGVSAQSFLHCFTMASTAFNLQVATPGGKAMEFVDVTESNARWVQDFRLKAYASPAKLESIDGARYHALLIPSCPGALTDLASSGSLARILQHFHSESKPICAVGHGVAALCCATNEDRSWVFDSYSLTGPSVCELVRAPGFARLPLVVEDFVKDSGACFSDPDRLTYC, from the exons ATGGCGTCCGAGCGGCTCCCTAACAGGCCCGCCTGTCTGCTCGTGGCCAGCGGCGCCGCCGAAG GTGTGTCGGCCCAGTCCTTCCTCCACTGTTTCACGATGGCCAGCACCGCCTTCAACCTGCAGGTGGCCACCCCTGGG GGGAAAGCCATGGAATTTGTGGATGTGACTGAGAGCAATGCACGCTGGGTGCAAGACTTCCGCCTCAAGGCTTACGCCAGCCCCGCCAAGCTCGAGTCCATCGATG GTGCCCGGTACCATGCCCTCCTGATCCCCAGCTGTCCTGGGGCCCTGACCGACCTGGCCAGCAGTGGCTCCCTGGCCCGTATCCTGCAGCACTTCCACTCTGAGAGCA AACCCATCTGCGCCGTCGGCCACGGTGTCGCCGCCCTGTGCTGTGCCACCAACGAGGACAGATCCTGGGTGTTCGACAGCTACAGCCTGACAGGG CCCTCTGTGTGTGAGCTCGTCAGGGCCCCCGGCTTCGCCCGCCTGCCGCTCGTGGTGGAGGACTTCGTGAAGGATTCGGGCGCCTGCTTCAGTG ACCCAGACAGGCTGACCTACTGCTGA
- the GATD1 gene encoding glutamine amidotransferase-like class 1 domain-containing protein 1 isoform 8 precursor (isoform 8 precursor is encoded by transcript variant 10) encodes MASERLPNRPACLLVASGAAEGVSAQSFLHCFTMASTAFNLQVATPGGKAMEFVDVTESNARWVQDFRLKAYASPAKLESIDGARYHALLIPSCPGALTDLASSGSLARILQHFHSESKPICAVGHGVAALCCATNEDRSWVFDSYSLTGGLGLSQEPPPRSRSPLCVSSSGPPASPACRSWWRTS; translated from the exons ATGGCGTCCGAGCGGCTCCCTAACAGGCCCGCCTGTCTGCTCGTGGCCAGCGGCGCCGCCGAAG GTGTGTCGGCCCAGTCCTTCCTCCACTGTTTCACGATGGCCAGCACCGCCTTCAACCTGCAGGTGGCCACCCCTGGG GGGAAAGCCATGGAATTTGTGGATGTGACTGAGAGCAATGCACGCTGGGTGCAAGACTTCCGCCTCAAGGCTTACGCCAGCCCCGCCAAGCTCGAGTCCATCGATG GTGCCCGGTACCATGCCCTCCTGATCCCCAGCTGTCCTGGGGCCCTGACCGACCTGGCCAGCAGTGGCTCCCTGGCCCGTATCCTGCAGCACTTCCACTCTGAGAGCA AACCCATCTGCGCCGTCGGCCACGGTGTCGCCGCCCTGTGCTGTGCCACCAACGAGGACAGATCCTGGGTGTTCGACAGCTACAGCCTGACAGGG GGCCTGGGCCTGTCTCAGGAGCCCCCACCCCGCTCCCGCAGCCCTCTGTGTGTGAGCTCGTCAGGGCCCCCGGCTTCGCCCGCCTGCCGCTCGTGGTGGAGGACTTCGTGA
- the GATD1 gene encoding glutamine amidotransferase-like class 1 domain-containing protein 1 isoform X4 — protein MASERLPNRPACLLVASGAAEGVSAQSFLHCFTMASTAFNLQVATPGGKAMEFVDVTESNARWVQDFRLKAYASPAKLESIDGARYHALLIPSCPGALTDLASSGSLARILQHFHSESKPICAVGHGVAALCCATNEDRSWVFDSYSLTGVSVWRPRHAVLPALSSPITARGEVGGSRVSAWRPRQAVLPALSSPITARGEVGGSRTSGP, from the exons ATGGCGTCCGAGCGGCTCCCTAACAGGCCCGCCTGTCTGCTCGTGGCCAGCGGCGCCGCCGAAG GTGTGTCGGCCCAGTCCTTCCTCCACTGTTTCACGATGGCCAGCACCGCCTTCAACCTGCAGGTGGCCACCCCTGGG GGGAAAGCCATGGAATTTGTGGATGTGACTGAGAGCAATGCACGCTGGGTGCAAGACTTCCGCCTCAAGGCTTACGCCAGCCCCGCCAAGCTCGAGTCCATCGATG GTGCCCGGTACCATGCCCTCCTGATCCCCAGCTGTCCTGGGGCCCTGACCGACCTGGCCAGCAGTGGCTCCCTGGCCCGTATCCTGCAGCACTTCCACTCTGAGAGCA AACCCATCTGCGCCGTCGGCCACGGTGTCGCCGCCCTGTGCTGTGCCACCAACGAGGACAGATCCTGGGTGTTCGACAGCTACAGCCTGACAGGGGTGAGTgtctggag gccgaggcacgcTGTGCTCCCTGCTCTGTCCTCCCCCATCACAGCCAGAGGTGAGGTCGGAGGCTCCAGGGTGAGTgcctggaggccgaggcaggctgtgCTCCCTGCTCTGTCCTCCCCCATCACAGCCAGAGGTGAGGTCGGAGGCTCCCGAACCTCTGGCCCCTAG
- the LOC124900301 gene encoding uncharacterized protein LOC124900301 — translation MPPGKGPRLGGNGVTDVGPWPHCGVSRVVPIGPPASPSHATEPPSSAIVQLRVKSWRGAHRLPLDRGVRTRLTVSAPAEQGWVLSISSSARASGNSLEPGVLPLFGDRETHSVGGSQDMSSAVKRFCSVSCLQNLHVLESKDGWERGRSWRCLPFGAGPCHRTSHHPCCLGW, via the coding sequence ATGCCTCCTGGGAAGGGGCCCAGACTTGGGGGTAACGGCGTCACTGATGTGGGTCCCTGGCCCCACTGTGGGGTGTCCAGGGTTGTGCCTATTGGACCGCCCGCCTCACCATCCCACGCTACTGAGCCTCCTTCCTCAGCCATTGTCCAGCTTCGTGTCAAGTCCTGGCGTGGGGCTCACCGCCTGCCCCTTGACCGTGGAGTTCGGACGCGTCTCACAGTGAGTGCCCCAGCAGAGCAGGGTTGGGTGCTGAGCATCAGCAGCTCTGCCAGAGCAAGTGGCAATTCCCTGGAACCTGGGGTCTTGCCTTTGTTTGGAGACCGAGAGACTCACAGTGTGGGAGGGTCACAGGACATGTCATCAGCAGTGAAAAGGTTTTGTTCCGTTTCCTGCCTTCAGAACTTGCACGTGCTGGAATCCAAGGATGGGTGGGAGAGGGGCCGTTCCTGGAGATGTCTGCCCTTCGGGGCTGGCCCATGCCACAGGACCTCCCATCACCCCTGCTGCCTTGGTTGGTGA